Proteins co-encoded in one Brassica oleracea var. oleracea cultivar TO1000 chromosome C4, BOL, whole genome shotgun sequence genomic window:
- the LOC106340249 gene encoding transcription factor ALC-like isoform X1 has product MSKSKMGSSHHSFCHLHPTNSLAFSGKFCHVLRQPNLPHPRETFHPLRCSTGTFLSFSAEQFLAQAMRSLKLGETNVLLRTRNGVRQRNSLKRNIDTQFHNLSEKRRRSKINEKMKALQKMKALQKRILNSNNCRQIKSPCFDEAIEYLKLLQLQVQQTLAVMNGLGLNPQRLPPVLPPTQTRINGTLEQDLNFGTLLGASHSLVNREPPESTQEMCFSTDTLL; this is encoded by the exons ATGTCGAAGTCGAAGATGGGTAGTTCCCACCACAGTTTCTGCCATCTTCATCCGACAAACTCTTTAGCATTCTCCGGCAAATTCTGTCACGTACTCCGACAACCCAACCTTCCCCACCCAAGAGAAACATTTCATCCGCTGAGATGTTCGACTGGAACTTTCCTTTCGTTTTCGGCGGAGCAGTTTCTAGCGCAGGCTATGCGGTCATTGAAACTGGGGGAGACAAATGTGCTTTTGAGAACAAG AAATGGAGTCAGACAGCGAAACTCGTTGAAGAGAAACATTGATACACAGTTCCACAACTTGTCTGAAAAG AGGAGAAGGAGCAAGATCAACGAGAAAATGAAAGCTTTGCAGAAAATGAAAGCTTTGCAGAAGCGGATACTCAATTCCAACAA TTGTAGACAGATAAAGTCTCCATGCTTTGATGAAGCAATAGAATATCTGAAGCTGCTTCAACTTCAAGTGCAG CAGACTTTAGCCGTTATGAATGGTCTAGGCCTAAACCCTCAGCGACTACCACCAGTTCTACCGCCTACGCAGACAAGGATCAATGGAACCTTAGAACAAGACCTCAACTTTGGGACTCTGCTTGGTGCTTCTCACTCGCTGGTTAACCGTGAACCACCCGAATCAACTCAGGAAATGTGCTTTTCCACAGACACTCTGCTTTGA
- the LOC106340249 gene encoding transcription factor ALC-like isoform X2 — translation MSKSKMGSSHHSFCHLHPTNSLAFSGKFCHVLRQPNLPHPRETFHPLRCSTGTFLSFSAEQFLAQAMRSLKLGETNVLLRTRNGVRQRNSLKRNIDTQFHNLSEKRRRSKINEKMKALQKMKALQKRILNSNNCRQIKSPCFDEAIEYLKLLQLQVQTLAVMNGLGLNPQRLPPVLPPTQTRINGTLEQDLNFGTLLGASHSLVNREPPESTQEMCFSTDTLL, via the exons ATGTCGAAGTCGAAGATGGGTAGTTCCCACCACAGTTTCTGCCATCTTCATCCGACAAACTCTTTAGCATTCTCCGGCAAATTCTGTCACGTACTCCGACAACCCAACCTTCCCCACCCAAGAGAAACATTTCATCCGCTGAGATGTTCGACTGGAACTTTCCTTTCGTTTTCGGCGGAGCAGTTTCTAGCGCAGGCTATGCGGTCATTGAAACTGGGGGAGACAAATGTGCTTTTGAGAACAAG AAATGGAGTCAGACAGCGAAACTCGTTGAAGAGAAACATTGATACACAGTTCCACAACTTGTCTGAAAAG AGGAGAAGGAGCAAGATCAACGAGAAAATGAAAGCTTTGCAGAAAATGAAAGCTTTGCAGAAGCGGATACTCAATTCCAACAA TTGTAGACAGATAAAGTCTCCATGCTTTGATGAAGCAATAGAATATCTGAAGCTGCTTCAACTTCAAGTGCAG ACTTTAGCCGTTATGAATGGTCTAGGCCTAAACCCTCAGCGACTACCACCAGTTCTACCGCCTACGCAGACAAGGATCAATGGAACCTTAGAACAAGACCTCAACTTTGGGACTCTGCTTGGTGCTTCTCACTCGCTGGTTAACCGTGAACCACCCGAATCAACTCAGGAAATGTGCTTTTCCACAGACACTCTGCTTTGA
- the LOC106340173 gene encoding proline dehydrogenase 2, mitochondrial, which translates to MANRFLRPHLIHRFSTLSPVGPPSTVVPEILSFDQPKTDVDLDLSDQARLFVSVPISDLVRSTAVLHATAIGPMVDFGSWVMSSKLMDATITRDLVLRFVKGTFYDHFCAGEDAAAAARRVRSVYELRGLKGMLVYGVEHAEDGGECENNIKKFIETVEAAKTLPTSHLSSVVIKITAICPMSLLKRVSDLLRWQYKNPSFKLPWKLHSFPVFSGSSPLYHTISEPEPLTVVEEQELDKAHERIKSICIRCQESNVPLLIDAEDTILQPAIDYMAYWSAIMFNSDKSRPIVYNTIQAYLKDAGERLHLALRESEKMKVPIGFKLVRGAYMSSEVKLAASLGYKSPVHDTIQETHACYNECMGFLMEKASNGTGIAVILATHNTDSGKLGARKASELGIDKENGKIEFAQLYGMSDALSLGLKRAGFNVSKYMPYGPVETAVPYLIRRAYENRGMMSTGALDRQLMRMELKRRIMAR; encoded by the exons ATGGCAAACCGTTTCCTCCGACCACACCTCATCCACCGTTTCTCCACCTTGAGTCCCGTCGGTCCTCCGTCCACCGTCGTCCCGGAGATTCTTTCCTTTGACCAACCAAAAACAGACGTTGACCTCGATCTCTCCGACCAAGCTAGACTCTTTGTTTCTGTCCCAATCTCCGACCTTGTCCGTTCAACTGCCGTTCTTCATGCTACGGCCATAGGCCCTATGGTCGATTTTGGATCGTGGGTTATGAGTTCGAAACTCATGGACGCGACCATAACACGGGATTTGGTCCTCCGTTTCGTGAAAGGAACGTTTTACGACCATTTCTGTGCAGGTGAAGACGCCGCTGCCGCAGCAAGGCGCGTGAGGAGTGTGTATGAGTTGAGGGGGCTTAAAGGGATGTTAGTGTATGGCGTTGAACACGCAGAAGACGGTGGTGAATGTGAGAACAACATCAAGAAGTTCATTGAGACTGTTGAAGCTGCCAAAACCCTACCTACGTCTCAT TTAAGCTCCGTGGTGATTAAGATCACAGCGATTTGTCCAATGAGTCTCTTAAAACGTGTAAGTGATTTGCTTCGTTGGCAATACAAGAACCCAAGTTTCAAACTTCCATGGAAACTCCATTCATTTCCGGTTTTCTCCGGTTCAAGTCCTCTCTATCACACAATCTCCGAACCGGAACCATTAACCGTAGTGGAAGAACAAGAGCTTGATAAAGCTCACGAACGCATTAAATCCATATGTATTAGATGCCAAGAATCGAATGTACCGTTACTAATAGATGCCGAAGATACGATTCTCCAACCGGCAATCGATTACATGGCGTATTGGTCAGCAATTATGTTCAATTCCGACAAAAGTCGACCCATTGTCTACAACACGATTCAAGCTTATTTGAAAGATGCGGGAGAGAGGTTGCACTTGGCGCTACGAGAATCCGAGAAAATGAAGGTTCCTATTGGGTTTAAGTTGGTGAGAGGTGCTTATATGTCTAGTGAAGTTAAGTTAGCAGCTTCCTTGGGTTACAAGTCACCGGTCCACGACACCATTCAAGAAACGCATGCTTGCTATAATGAGTGTATGGGTTTCCTTATGGAGAAAGCCTCTAATGGAACGGGGATTGCCGTCATTCTAGCGACTCACAACACCGATTCTG GTAAACTAGGTGCAAGGAAAGCAAGTGAGCTAGGAATTGATAAAGAGAACGGGAAGATCGAGTTTGCGCAGCTTTACGGGATGTCGGATGCCTTATCATTAGGATTGAAAAGGGCTGGTTTCAATGTGAGCAAGTACATGCCGTACGGGCCGGTTGAAACCGCGGTTCCATACCTTATCCGACGAGCATATGAGAACCGCGGTATGATGTCCACCGGTGCTCTAGACCGCCAACTTATGAG GATGGAGCTTAAGAGGAGAATAATGGCTCGGTGA
- the LOC106339690 gene encoding eukaryotic translation initiation factor 5B isoform X2, whose product MKEGRKLKKSNLHGAQVVEKVQTKMKEKVSNVVHPQATVQAITPNRKKVELKKKKKKKKVAEEIGISNEKIKGNKGKLNKAKNKRKADEISSGPVDGHLIKQTDDDTNVANDATETRNRKSKKKRKMKLTSTKEIEKKNKAEEEEEDVYEISSGDEDCSRGMKKWVTDYYENRPGLDELQKRIDDFMTAHEERLEQEKQEREAKAAEGGWTVVVHHKGRKKTTDAESGTAVGSVSQAALEDKVAKKKKTEIVGHGFYRFQRRDAQRSELLALQTKFEEDKKRIQQIRAARKFKPY is encoded by the exons ATGAAGGAAGGCAGAAAGCTGAAGAAGAGTAATCTCCACGGAG CTCAAGTGGTTGAGAAAGTGCAGACGAAGATGAAAGAGAAAGTGAGCAATGTTGTACATCCTCAAGCTACAGTACAAG CTATCACGCCTAATAGAAAGAAGGTTGAATTGAAGAAGAAGAAGAAGAAGAAGAAGGTTGCCGAGGAAATAG GTATCTCAAACGAGAAAATCAAAGGCAATAAGGGAAAGTTGAACAAGGCTAAGAATAAAAGGAAGGCCGATGAGATATCTAGTGGTCCTGTCGATGGTCATCTGATAAAACAAA CTGATGACGATACAAACGTGGCTAATGATGCAACTGAAACGAGAAACC GAAAGTCTAAGAAAAAGAGAAAGATGAAGCTGACCTCTACTAAAGAGATTGAAAAGAAGAACAAAGCTGAAGAAGAGGAGGAAGATGTTTATGAAATATCTTCAGGCGATGAAGATTGCTCCAGAGGAATGAAAA AGTGGGTTACTGATTACTATGAGAACAGGCCCGGTTTAGACGAGCTGCAAAAGAGAATCGATGACTTCATGACTGCTCACGAAGAACGCCTTGAGCAG GAGAAACAAGAGCGAGAAGCTAAAGCAGCAGAAGGCGGTTGGACCGTGGTCGTGCATCATAAAGGGAGGAAAAAGACAACAGACGCTGAATCTGGAACAGCTGTTGGATCTGTTTCTCAGGCTGCTTTGGAAGATAAGGTAGCTAAGAAGAAAAAGACTGAGATTGTCGGTCATGGTTTCTACCGTTTCCAGAGGCGAGATGCACAACGAAGTG AACTCTTGGCGCTTCAGACTAAGTTCGAGGAAGACAAGAAGAGGATACAACAAATTCGAGCTGCTCGCAAGTTTAAGCCTTACTAA
- the LOC106339690 gene encoding calponin homology domain-containing protein DDB_G0272472 isoform X1, producing MKEGRKLKKSNLHGGFASAQVVEKVQTKMKEKVSNVVHPQATVQAITPNRKKVELKKKKKKKKVAEEIGISNEKIKGNKGKLNKAKNKRKADEISSGPVDGHLIKQTDDDTNVANDATETRNRKSKKKRKMKLTSTKEIEKKNKAEEEEEDVYEISSGDEDCSRGMKKWVTDYYENRPGLDELQKRIDDFMTAHEERLEQEKQEREAKAAEGGWTVVVHHKGRKKTTDAESGTAVGSVSQAALEDKVAKKKKTEIVGHGFYRFQRRDAQRSELLALQTKFEEDKKRIQQIRAARKFKPY from the exons ATGAAGGAAGGCAGAAAGCTGAAGAAGAGTAATCTCCACGGAG GGTTTGCTTCAGCTCAAGTGGTTGAGAAAGTGCAGACGAAGATGAAAGAGAAAGTGAGCAATGTTGTACATCCTCAAGCTACAGTACAAG CTATCACGCCTAATAGAAAGAAGGTTGAATTGAAGAAGAAGAAGAAGAAGAAGAAGGTTGCCGAGGAAATAG GTATCTCAAACGAGAAAATCAAAGGCAATAAGGGAAAGTTGAACAAGGCTAAGAATAAAAGGAAGGCCGATGAGATATCTAGTGGTCCTGTCGATGGTCATCTGATAAAACAAA CTGATGACGATACAAACGTGGCTAATGATGCAACTGAAACGAGAAACC GAAAGTCTAAGAAAAAGAGAAAGATGAAGCTGACCTCTACTAAAGAGATTGAAAAGAAGAACAAAGCTGAAGAAGAGGAGGAAGATGTTTATGAAATATCTTCAGGCGATGAAGATTGCTCCAGAGGAATGAAAA AGTGGGTTACTGATTACTATGAGAACAGGCCCGGTTTAGACGAGCTGCAAAAGAGAATCGATGACTTCATGACTGCTCACGAAGAACGCCTTGAGCAG GAGAAACAAGAGCGAGAAGCTAAAGCAGCAGAAGGCGGTTGGACCGTGGTCGTGCATCATAAAGGGAGGAAAAAGACAACAGACGCTGAATCTGGAACAGCTGTTGGATCTGTTTCTCAGGCTGCTTTGGAAGATAAGGTAGCTAAGAAGAAAAAGACTGAGATTGTCGGTCATGGTTTCTACCGTTTCCAGAGGCGAGATGCACAACGAAGTG AACTCTTGGCGCTTCAGACTAAGTTCGAGGAAGACAAGAAGAGGATACAACAAATTCGAGCTGCTCGCAAGTTTAAGCCTTACTAA